The genomic interval TTAACAGATGTTATAGAAATATTAAAGAAAGAGAACAAGAAAGTTGGAGCAATGATCACAGATTTTGAAGAAACTTTAGGGGTTAATTCAAGAGCTGAGCTTGCTAAAGTTGAAAGCATAATGAGAAATAGAATAAATAGAACTCATTTAGATAATGGAGTTACTATAATAGATCCTCTAAACACATATATAGAACCAGAAGTAGTTATTGGTAAGGACACTATAATCTATCCAGGTAATGTTATAGAAGGAAAAACAGTAATTGGAGAGGATTGTGTTTTATATCCTAATTCAAGAATTAACAATAGTACAATAGGAAATGGTGTTGAAATTCAAAGTTCAGTTATTTTAGATAGTAAAATAGGTGATGAAACAACTGTAGGACCATTTGCTTATGTTAGACCAGAAAGTAATATTGGAGAACACGTTAGAATTGGTGATTTTGTTGAAATTAAAAAATCAACAATTGGAAATAATACAAAGGTATCACACTTAACTTACATTGGAGACGCTGAAGTTGGAGAAAGATGTAACTTTGGATGCGGTACAGTTGTAGTTAACTATGATGGAAAGAAAAAACACAAAACAATCATAGGTGATGATTCATTTATAGGATGTAATACTAATTTAGTTTCACCTGTAGAAGTAAAAGATAATACTTATATAGCTGCAGGATCAACAATAACTAAAGAGGTTCCAGAAGGAAGTTTAGCAATAGCAAGAGCTAAACAACAAAACATAGAGGGCTGGGTTGAAAGAAAAAAGCTTAAATAAGCATTAAATATACAAATGCCAAAGGCTAGGTTTAATTTTAAGGAGGTCTTCACTAAATGGAAAATCATTCAAAAAACATAAAAATATTTACAGGTAATTCTCATCCAGAATTAGCTAGAGAGATTGCAAAGGCGCTAAACATTCCTCTAGGTAAAGCTGAAGTTGGTACTTTCAGTGATGGAGAAATATCAGTAAATATAAAAGAAACTGTTAGAGGTTGCGATGTATTTATAGTTCAATCAACTTGTAGTCCTGTAAATAATAACTTAATGGAGTTATTAATAATGATAGATGCCTTTAAAAGAGCATCAGCAGGAAGAATAAATGCTGTTATACCTTACTATGGATATGCTAGACAAGACAGAAAAGCTAAGTCAAGAGATCCAATAACAGCTAAGTTAGTAGCTGACCTATTAACAGCAGCGGGTGCAGATAGAGTTCTTACTATGGATTTACATGCAGCACAAATTCAAGGTTATTTTAATATACCAGTAGATCACTTATTAGGCTCACCAATTTTAGCAAAATATTTTGTTGAAAAAGGATTAGCTGATAGAGATGATGTAGTTGTTGTTTCACCAGATTTAGGTTCAGTAACTAGAGCTAGAAAGTTTGCAGATAAACTTAATGCTCCAATAGCTATAATTGATAAAAGAAGACCAAAAGCAAATGTATCTGAAATAATGAATATAATAGGAGATGTTAAGGACAAAGTTTGTATCTTAATAGACGATATGATAGACACTGCAGGAACAATAACTAATGCAGCTAATGCTCTTAAAGATTTAGGAGCAAAAAATGTATATGCTTGTTGTACTCATGGAGTATTATCAGGTCCTGCATTTGAAAGAATAAATAACAGTGCTATTGAAGAGTTAGTTATGTTAAATACTATAGCTCTTCCAGAGGGAGAAGGTTTAAATAAGTTTAAATCATTATCAGTTGCACCAATTATGGCAGATGCAATAAATAGAATTTATGATGATGAACCATTAAGTGGATTATTCCAAGACTAAAAAAAAGAGCGCATATGTCGCTCTTTTTTTTATAAAATCACTAAAAATTGAAACTTTTTTTTAAACAAAAACGTTTAAATTTGATTAAAATGTAAAAATAAAATAATTTTGTTAATTATAAATTGATAAAAATCAATAAATGTTTTACACTTTATTTATATACATTAATAATATGTTAAATGAAAATATTTCATGTTTTTAAAGTATAAAACTGCATAAAATAAGGACAAATGTAGAATAGTTACAGAAAGGATTTTAAGAGGTGAATTTTATGGAAGGTTTATTAGGAAAGATTTTAATTGTAGACGACGATGAGAATATATGTGAAGTCATAAAAATGTATCTAGAAACTACAGGATATAACGTTAAAGTAGCTCATGATGGAAAGGCTGCTAAAGAAGAATTTGTTAACTTTAGCCCTAACCTAGTTGTATTAGATATGATGCTACCTGGAATTGATGGAATGGAAGTATTAAAGTGGATAAGAAAAGATAGTAACGTTCCAGTAATAATGTTAACTGCTAAAGGAGAAACTTTTGATAAGGTATTAGCTTTAGAAATCGGTGCAGATGACTATGTAGTTAAACCTTTTGAACCAAAAGAATTATTAGCTAGAGTAAAAGCGGTTATGAGAAGATATTCAGGAGAAGAGCCAGATAATGTAGTATTAAACTTCCCAGGTTTAACTATAGATGCTAACTCATATAAAGTTATATACAATGGAGAAGAAGTTAAGACTCCACCTAAAGAGTTTGAACTTTTACACTATCTTGCAAGCAACAAGAATAAAGTTTTCACAAGAGATCAATTATTATGTGAAGTTTGGGGATATGATTACCCAGGTTATTCAAGAACTGTTGATGTTCACATAAAGAGATTAAGAGAAAAATTAAACGGTGGAGAAGACTGGCAACTTGAAACTGTTTGGGGTGTTGGGTATAAATTTGAGGTGAAATAATGAGATGTCGTGGCTTAGTTCCAAAGTTAATCTTAACACTAAGCGTAACAATATGCATTACTTTCTTTATTGTAGGTATAATACTTTCTAGCTTGTTTAGAGAAGAATATTATCAAGAAAGATTAAAAACTTTATCTGGAGAAGAGGAAGTTATAGAACAAGTTGTAAATTCATTTATGAATAGTGAAACTACTTTAGGTGAATTAGATAAATCTATATCATTTATAGGAGATTCATTAAAAGCAGATATTTATTTAATTGATAGTTATGGTTACATATATTCAGTTTCTAATGAAAAATATGATTATTTAAAACGCACAAAAATAGATGATAATGATATGAAAACATTAAAGGAAAATATTCCTATAGAGCAGAAGAAAAAAATGAATTTATATATTCTAAACCTATCTTCTACAAGGGGGTATTTACAGGCGCTGTTTCAATAGTTACTCCTTTGAGTGCTTTATCAGATTCTCTTGTTAGAATTAATCAAATTGTATGGATGTGTGTAGCTATAGCTATAATTTTTTCTGGATTAGCAATATATTTTATTTCAAAAAAGATAATCATAAAACCTTTAAAAGTTATAAATAATGCTACTAAAAAGATTGCTAACGGAGAAATTGGAAATAGAGTTAATGTTTCTTATGATGATGAGGTCGGTGAGTTAGCTGAATCATTTAATATAATGGCAACTTCTATTGAGGAGGCAGAACTAAATAGAAGGGAATTTATATCTAATGTATCTCATGAGTTAAGATCACCAATGACATCGATTAAGGGCTTCATAACTGCCATATTAGATGGAGTTATTCCTAAAGATAAAGAAGAATATTATCTTGTTATAGTAAATGATGAGATAAGTAGATTAACTAGACTTATAAATGACTTACTAGATTTATCTGCTATGCAAGCTGGAAAACTAGAGTTTAATATAAGTGAGTTAGAATTAAATAGAATTATAGAGACAACTGTATTAAAGATGAATCAAAAGGCTGCAAGTAAAAATATAAAAATTGAAGTTCTCTTAGAGAGCGAAAAATTATATGTTTATGGAGATAATGATAGATTAATACAGGTTGTTACTAATTTAGTTGATAATGCTATAAAATACTGTGATGAAAATGGTGAAGTTAAAATATCAACTAAAACAAAGGGAAGTAAGATTATTGTTAGCATATTTAACACTAGTAAAGGAATAGATGAATATGATTTAACTCATATTTGGGATAGATTTTATAAAGTTGACAAGGCAAGAAGTAATAAAACTAGTACAGGGTTAGGATTATCTATTGTGAGAAATATAATACTGCAACTAGAAGAAGATATTTGGGCTGAAAATGTCAAAGATAAAAATGGTGAAATAAAAGGTGTTAGATTTAATTTTACTTTAACTAAAGTTAAATAAGTATTGCATAGGGGGTCTTTATGGGGAATTTTTTTAAGAACTCTAAAAAGGGGAAGGATCTCCATGGAGTAAATGAAAAAAACTATGACAATATAGTTATTAAAAAGGATAAAAAAAGGTTTTGGATAAAGAGCTTATTAAAGTTAATTAGTTTTGTTATTCTAGTTGTTTTAGTGAGTTTTATTGCCTTTAAACACTATACTAAAGATTTAACCATGAAAGAGCAAAAAGCAAATCTTTTAAATGAAATAAAAGATGGTAGATATGATATAACTAATTTAGTAAATAAATCAGGATGTAGTTTAGTTACAATCGGTGATGATAGTAATAACTTAGCTATAGGAAAAGATGATGGTAAAAATGTTTCTGGATCTATCATAAGAACAGATGGATACATAATAACTAGTTATAGTGCAATAAAGGATTTTTCAAAAGTCTATGTAAAAATATCAAGTAATGATATAAGTCCTTTTGAGGCTAGAATTGTTGGATTTGATAAGGATACTGACATTGCAGTATTAAAAATAGGGGCTAATGGATTAAAAAGTATTTCAACATCAGAATTAGAGGTTCTAGAAATAGGCGAAAAAGTTGCTACCTTAGGAAATACAACAAGTGAGGAACCTGTAGGTTTTGTATCTAATGGAATAGTTAGTGCGCCTATAAAGAAAACAAGCGTAGGAGAAGAAGGTCATTCTGATTCTAAGGTCTTTGATCTTATAGAAACTAATTCTTTAATAAATTCAGATAATAATAGTGGTATATTATGTGACTATAATGGAGTTGTTATTGGTATAAATAGTTTATATTTTACTAATAAATTTTCTAAACCAGGAATATATTATGCCTTAGAAATAAATGATGCTTTAAGAATAGCAGATTCTATAATAAGAAAAGGTGGCGTAACTGCAAGCGTAACCTTAGGAGTTACAGGATCTACTGTTGCAGATGAAAAGAGCAATATTTATGGAATTTATGTAGAAGATGTTGATAAAGGTAGCAATGCCTTTAATGCAGGAATAAAACCAACTGATATAATAGTTGAAGCTGATAATGAGAAGGTTAAGAATATAGAAAGCTTAGCTGACTTATTGAAAAAACATTCTGTAGGTGACATAATTAAACTTAAAGTTATAAGAGGAGATACCACAAAGGATATTTCTGTAACTTTAAATTGATTAAAAGAATATAACCCTTCACATAATTTAGTGAGGGGTTTTTTATTGTTTTATATTAATAGTAAAAGTATAATTAAAGAATGATTTAATTAAAAATTAAGAATTTAATCAACATGGAGGTTAATATGATTTTAATAGTTGGATTAGGAAATCCGGGAAAACAATATGAGCAAACTAGACATAACATTGGATTTGATGTAATTGATTATATGGCAAATAAGTATAATATTGATGTAAATAGGGAAAAATTTAAAGGTATTTGCGGTGAAGGATTTATAGAGAATAAAAAGGTTATTTTATTAAAACCTTTAACATATATGAATTTAAGTGGAGAAAGTATAAGAGAACTTGCTAACTTTTATAAGTTAGAAGATGATGAAATAATAGTAGTTTATGATGATATAAGTTTAGATATAGGAAGATTAAGAATAAGAGAAAAAGGTAGTGCTGGTGGGCATAATGGAATCAAGAGCATAATACAAAATCTTGGCGGAGATAAATTCCCAAGGGTTAAAGTGGGTGTAGGACAACCTAAAGATAACTTAGTAAATCACGTTTTAGGAAAATTCTCAAAGGAAGATAGGGAACATATAGAAAAGGTTATTCCAGTAGTAAGTGATGCAATAGTTGAAATTGTAAAAAATGATGCTAAGGAATCAATGAATAAATTTAATGGAGTTAATATAGAATAGTTTATTTATTTTAGAATGGTGGTGTTTAGATTGAGGTTACAGGGGTTAATGGCTCCCTTATTAAATAGTGAGGCTTTTCAAAAGGTTAAATCCTTTATGGAAAGCGGAAATTATCCAGTAATGATAAATGGTTTATCTGATTCGGGAAAATCATATTTTATAAATGGTATATATGAGGAATCAGATAAGCCTATAGTTGTTGTTACGCATAATGATATTGAAGCTAGAAATATATATGAGGATTTATCTTTTTACTTACCTAATGTGTATTATTTACCTTCAAGAGAGATTGTGTTTTACAATATAGATGCTATTTCTGGTGATTTAAGATGGGCAAGGTTAAAGGTTATAAAGGAAATGCTAAGAAGCACTAAAAAAATTATAGTTACTTCTATAGATGCTTTTGCAGCAACTTATACACCTAAGGAGCTTTATAAAAGTCATATATTAAAAATTAAAGTTGGAGATGAAGTCGATTTTAAAGAGATTTCTCATAAACTTATTGAATCAGGTTATGAAAGATTAGAGACAGTTGAAGGAAAAGGTGAATTTTCATTAAGAGGAGGAATATTAGATGTATTTCCTCCTAATTCTGCTAATCCTTTTAGAATAGAGTTATTTGGAGATGAAGTTGATTCTATTAGAACTTTTAATGTGGAGTCACAAAGAAGTATAGAAAAGGTAAAGAGGGCAGAAATATTCCCTGCTAAGGAAGTTATATTAAGTAAAGAAACTATAGAACATGCTATAGAAAAGATGAGAAAAGAACTTTCTGACTTTGAAAACAAAGTTTCTGATAAGGAAATAAAAGAGAGACTTAGAAAATTAATAGAAAGAAATATAGAATCATTACAAGAAAATTGGAGCTTTGAAACTATAGATAGTTATCTCCCATTTTTCTTTGATAAACCAGCAACATTATTTGATTATTTAAATAATTATACCTTTATAATTGATGACGCTAAAAGATGTAAGGGAAAGTTAGAAAGTACTGTATTTGAGTTTACTGAAAACTATGAAGCCTTCCTAGAAAGAGGAAGCATATTACCTTCTCAAATTAATTTAAGCTTAAGTGCTGAGGTGGTAGAAGAATCATTTAAGGGAAATAAAGTAATAAATCTAGCTCCTTTTGGAGATGGTGGATTTATAGAATCCTTAAACAAAGTTGAAGTGAAACAAAGTACTAAAAGTGGATATCAAGGTCAACTTGATATGCTTATAGATGATATAAAAGAGAATAAGAAAAATGGATTTAGAACTTTAATACTTTCAGGAACAAGACCAAGGGGAGAAAGATTAGTAAACACTTTAAGAGAATTAGAGATAGAAAGTGTATATAAAGACGAAGTTGATGAAATAAATAATGGAGAAGTTGTAATAACATTTGGAGAGCAGAATAAAGGATTTGAGTACCCAGATATAAAACTTTGTTTAATATCAGATAAGAGTGTTTTTGGTGAGGGTAAAAGAGCTAAAAAAACTAAGAGAAAAAAATCAAAAGGTGTATCTAAAATTAAGAGTTTTGCTGAGTTAAAGCCAGGAGACTACGTAGTTCATGTAAATAGTGGTATAGGTGTCTATAAAGGAATAAAACAAATAGAAGTTCAAGGACATAAAAGAGATTATTTAGACATTGAATATTCAAAAGGTGATAAATTATATGTGCCAGTTGAACAATTAGATTTAGTTCAAAAATATATTGGATCAGATAGTGCTTCTCCTAAGATAAGTAAATTAGGAGGAAATGAGTGGCAAAAAGCTAAGGCTAAGGTAAGAAAATCCATAAATGACATAGCTGGTGACTTAGTAAAATTATATGCTGAGAGATCTACTGTAAAGGGATATAAATTCTCAAAGGATACTCAATGGCAAAAGCAATTTGAAGATGAATTTCCATATGAAGAAACACCAGACCAATTATCAGCTATTGAAGATATAAAGAGTGATATGGAAGCAAACAAAGTTATGGATAGATTACTTTGTGGTGATGTTGGATATGGAAAAACAGAGGTTGCCATTAGAGCCGCATTTAAGGCCGTAATGGAAGGAAAGCAAGTAGCATTTTTAGTTCCTACAACAATATTAGCAGAGCAACATTATAAGAATATGAAAAAAAGATTTGCAGGATTCCCTATAACTATTGATATGATAAGTAGATTTAGGACTAAGAAGCAACAAACAGAAACTTTAAAAGCTTTAAAAGAAGGAAATGTTGATATATTAATAGGAACTCATAGACTTGTTTCTAAGGATATTCAGTTTAAGGATTTAGGGCTTCTTATTGTGGATGAAGAACAAAGATTTGGAGTGGCTCAAAAAGAAAAGATTAAGAGTTTTAAGAAGAATGTTGATGTTCTTACTTTAAGTGCAACACCAATACCTAGAACTCTTCATATGTCACTTACAGGAGTAAGAGATATTTCTGTAATAGAGACTCCACCAGAGAATAGATATCCTATTCAAACCTATGTTGTAGAACAAAATGATCAACTTATTAGAGATGCAATTTTAAGAGAAATTAATAGAGATGGTCAAGTTTATTTTGTTCATAATAGAGTTGAAAGTATTCAAGAGGTAGCTAATTATATACAAGAACTTGTTCCAGAGTGTAAGGCAACTGTAATTCATGGACAAATGACAGAGAGACAGTTAGAAACTGAAATGATAGACTTTATGGAAAGAAAGTATGATGTTTTAGTATGTACTTCCATAATAGAAACAGGAATTGATATTTCAAATGTAAACACAATGATAGTAAATGATGCAGATAAAATGGGACTTTCTCAGCTTTATCAATTAAGAGGAAGAGTTGGTAGAAGTAACAAGGTTGCTTATGCATATTTCTTATATCAAAGAGATAAGGTATTAACTGAGGTAGCGGAGAAGAGACTTAAAGCCTTAAAAGATTTTACAGAGCTTGGATCAGGATTTAAAATAGCCATGAGAGACCTTGAAATAAGAGGAGCTGGAAATATGATGGGATCAGCTCAGCATGGGCATATGGCGGCTATAGGATATGATTTATACTGTAGAATGTTAGAAGACACTATAAAAATTGTTAAGGGTGAAATAGAAAGAGAGCCAGTAGAGACAACTGTAGATTTAAAAGTGGATGCATTTATTCCTTCAAGTTATATAAAAGATGAAATTCAAAAGATTGAAGTATATAAGAAAATTGCTGCTATAGAAAATGAAGAGGATTATGAATATGTTAGAGAGGAATTAGAAGATAGATTTTCTAATATACCAAATACAGTTTATAATCTTATGGACATAGCTTATATAAAAAGTAAAGCTAAACTTTTAAATATTGAAGAAATAAAAGAAAAGAATGAAGATGTAATATTTATATTTGAAAGTAGAGAAAGAACAGATAAGAGAATATTTAAAGTACTTTTAGAAGAATATAAAGATGATATATTAATTGAATTTGGAGATAAACCAACAATTTTATATAGAGTGAAGGACAAGAAAAAAGAAGATGTTTTATCTACTTTTAAAGAGATGTTAGATAAGTTAATAGCTTTAAATAATTAATAATTTATAAATTGAAATATTACTGTAACATTGATATACTAAAATAGAATTTGACTAGAATATTATGTAAATTTTAATAGGAGAAAGGCGAGGTATTAGAATGGTAAGTGTAAAAAAAATAGTCGCATCTGCACTAGTGGGAGTTTTAATGTTTAGTGCTGTTGGGTGTAATATGGTAGAAAAAACTCAAGCCGCTATTGATAAGACGACTGTAGCTACAGTTAACGGAGAGAAAATAACTTTAGGAGAGGTTGATTCACATTTAAAAGGAGTCTTTGCTCAAATGAAAAGCCAATATGGTGATAAATATATGGATGACCCTCAAGTTGCACAACAAATATTACAACAAAGACAAAGTGTAGTACAGGGCTTAGTAACTGACAAAGTTTTAGGAATCGAAGCTGATAAATTAGGAATAAAACCATCAGAAGAAGAGATTAAGAAAAAAGTAGATGAGCAATTTGAGAATATCAAAAAAGGAATGGGAGATAATTTTGATAAAGCTTTAGAGGCTGAAGGATATACAGAAGATACATTCAAAGATGTAATAAAAAATCAAGTTATAAATCAAGCCGTTCAAGATTATATTATTAAAGATGTAAAGGTAACTGATGAGGATGCACAAAAATACTATGATGAGAATAAACAACAGTTTGTAGCT from Clostridium perfringens carries:
- the glmU gene encoding bifunctional UDP-N-acetylglucosamine diphosphorylase/glucosamine-1-phosphate N-acetyltransferase GlmU, with product MNKCAIILAAGQGTRIKSKLPKVLHKACGKEMVNHVIDAMRNAEIDDVNVIIGKGAELVKERTTSRNVSYSLQAEQLGTGHAVKCAKDFLEGKTGVVAIFTGDAPLIKPETVKNLVDTHINEKNSATLLTSVIENPTGYGRIVRNGESVEKIVEHKDCNEQEIKIQEINAGMYCFDIESLLTSLEQLSNDNAQGEYYLTDVIEILKKENKKVGAMITDFEETLGVNSRAELAKVESIMRNRINRTHLDNGVTIIDPLNTYIEPEVVIGKDTIIYPGNVIEGKTVIGEDCVLYPNSRINNSTIGNGVEIQSSVILDSKIGDETTVGPFAYVRPESNIGEHVRIGDFVEIKKSTIGNNTKVSHLTYIGDAEVGERCNFGCGTVVVNYDGKKKHKTIIGDDSFIGCNTNLVSPVEVKDNTYIAAGSTITKEVPEGSLAIARAKQQNIEGWVERKKLK
- a CDS encoding ribose-phosphate diphosphokinase, with amino-acid sequence MENHSKNIKIFTGNSHPELAREIAKALNIPLGKAEVGTFSDGEISVNIKETVRGCDVFIVQSTCSPVNNNLMELLIMIDAFKRASAGRINAVIPYYGYARQDRKAKSRDPITAKLVADLLTAAGADRVLTMDLHAAQIQGYFNIPVDHLLGSPILAKYFVEKGLADRDDVVVVSPDLGSVTRARKFADKLNAPIAIIDKRRPKANVSEIMNIIGDVKDKVCILIDDMIDTAGTITNAANALKDLGAKNVYACCTHGVLSGPAFERINNSAIEELVMLNTIALPEGEGLNKFKSLSVAPIMADAINRIYDDEPLSGLFQD
- a CDS encoding response regulator transcription factor, which gives rise to MEGLLGKILIVDDDENICEVIKMYLETTGYNVKVAHDGKAAKEEFVNFSPNLVVLDMMLPGIDGMEVLKWIRKDSNVPVIMLTAKGETFDKVLALEIGADDYVVKPFEPKELLARVKAVMRRYSGEEPDNVVLNFPGLTIDANSYKVIYNGEEVKTPPKEFELLHYLASNKNKVFTRDQLLCEVWGYDYPGYSRTVDVHIKRLREKLNGGEDWQLETVWGVGYKFEVK
- a CDS encoding HAMP domain-containing sensor histidine kinase, with translation MSALSDSLVRINQIVWMCVAIAIIFSGLAIYFISKKIIIKPLKVINNATKKIANGEIGNRVNVSYDDEVGELAESFNIMATSIEEAELNRREFISNVSHELRSPMTSIKGFITAILDGVIPKDKEEYYLVIVNDEISRLTRLINDLLDLSAMQAGKLEFNISELELNRIIETTVLKMNQKAASKNIKIEVLLESEKLYVYGDNDRLIQVVTNLVDNAIKYCDENGEVKISTKTKGSKIIVSIFNTSKGIDEYDLTHIWDRFYKVDKARSNKTSTGLGLSIVRNIILQLEEDIWAENVKDKNGEIKGVRFNFTLTKVK
- a CDS encoding S1C family serine protease yields the protein MGNFFKNSKKGKDLHGVNEKNYDNIVIKKDKKRFWIKSLLKLISFVILVVLVSFIAFKHYTKDLTMKEQKANLLNEIKDGRYDITNLVNKSGCSLVTIGDDSNNLAIGKDDGKNVSGSIIRTDGYIITSYSAIKDFSKVYVKISSNDISPFEARIVGFDKDTDIAVLKIGANGLKSISTSELEVLEIGEKVATLGNTTSEEPVGFVSNGIVSAPIKKTSVGEEGHSDSKVFDLIETNSLINSDNNSGILCDYNGVVIGINSLYFTNKFSKPGIYYALEINDALRIADSIIRKGGVTASVTLGVTGSTVADEKSNIYGIYVEDVDKGSNAFNAGIKPTDIIVEADNEKVKNIESLADLLKKHSVGDIIKLKVIRGDTTKDISVTLN
- the pth gene encoding aminoacyl-tRNA hydrolase; the encoded protein is MILIVGLGNPGKQYEQTRHNIGFDVIDYMANKYNIDVNREKFKGICGEGFIENKKVILLKPLTYMNLSGESIRELANFYKLEDDEIIVVYDDISLDIGRLRIREKGSAGGHNGIKSIIQNLGGDKFPRVKVGVGQPKDNLVNHVLGKFSKEDREHIEKVIPVVSDAIVEIVKNDAKESMNKFNGVNIE
- the mfd gene encoding transcription-repair coupling factor; the protein is MRLQGLMAPLLNSEAFQKVKSFMESGNYPVMINGLSDSGKSYFINGIYEESDKPIVVVTHNDIEARNIYEDLSFYLPNVYYLPSREIVFYNIDAISGDLRWARLKVIKEMLRSTKKIIVTSIDAFAATYTPKELYKSHILKIKVGDEVDFKEISHKLIESGYERLETVEGKGEFSLRGGILDVFPPNSANPFRIELFGDEVDSIRTFNVESQRSIEKVKRAEIFPAKEVILSKETIEHAIEKMRKELSDFENKVSDKEIKERLRKLIERNIESLQENWSFETIDSYLPFFFDKPATLFDYLNNYTFIIDDAKRCKGKLESTVFEFTENYEAFLERGSILPSQINLSLSAEVVEESFKGNKVINLAPFGDGGFIESLNKVEVKQSTKSGYQGQLDMLIDDIKENKKNGFRTLILSGTRPRGERLVNTLRELEIESVYKDEVDEINNGEVVITFGEQNKGFEYPDIKLCLISDKSVFGEGKRAKKTKRKKSKGVSKIKSFAELKPGDYVVHVNSGIGVYKGIKQIEVQGHKRDYLDIEYSKGDKLYVPVEQLDLVQKYIGSDSASPKISKLGGNEWQKAKAKVRKSINDIAGDLVKLYAERSTVKGYKFSKDTQWQKQFEDEFPYEETPDQLSAIEDIKSDMEANKVMDRLLCGDVGYGKTEVAIRAAFKAVMEGKQVAFLVPTTILAEQHYKNMKKRFAGFPITIDMISRFRTKKQQTETLKALKEGNVDILIGTHRLVSKDIQFKDLGLLIVDEEQRFGVAQKEKIKSFKKNVDVLTLSATPIPRTLHMSLTGVRDISVIETPPENRYPIQTYVVEQNDQLIRDAILREINRDGQVYFVHNRVESIQEVANYIQELVPECKATVIHGQMTERQLETEMIDFMERKYDVLVCTSIIETGIDISNVNTMIVNDADKMGLSQLYQLRGRVGRSNKVAYAYFLYQRDKVLTEVAEKRLKALKDFTELGSGFKIAMRDLEIRGAGNMMGSAQHGHMAAIGYDLYCRMLEDTIKIVKGEIEREPVETTVDLKVDAFIPSSYIKDEIQKIEVYKKIAAIENEEDYEYVREELEDRFSNIPNTVYNLMDIAYIKSKAKLLNIEEIKEKNEDVIFIFESRERTDKRIFKVLLEEYKDDILIEFGDKPTILYRVKDKKKEDVLSTFKEMLDKLIALNN
- a CDS encoding peptidylprolyl isomerase; protein product: MVSVKKIVASALVGVLMFSAVGCNMVEKTQAAIDKTTVATVNGEKITLGEVDSHLKGVFAQMKSQYGDKYMDDPQVAQQILQQRQSVVQGLVTDKVLGIEADKLGIKPSEEEIKKKVDEQFENIKKGMGDNFDKALEAEGYTEDTFKDVIKNQVINQAVQDYIIKDVKVTDEDAQKYYDENKQQFVAKDSGVLTKHLLFENEEEAQKAYDEIQSGKTTFNDLFTKYENNKSENKKPIAENLGVVPAENSGLVQEFVDGLKPLKEGEISKPIKTQFGYHIIQAGATYEKGAQLPFDEVKSQIIQILKQQKDSEKFKADMDQWKKDLNVKVYDDKLQEGLKISK